In the genome of Flavobacterium panacagri, one region contains:
- a CDS encoding efflux RND transporter permease subunit, translating to MDNFFVRRPIVAIVLSIFIVLIGGLSVLSTPIAQYPEIAPPLVQVSTSYRGANALNVEQAVATPIEQKVNGVENMLYMQSTNTGDGSMTLNITFDMGTDLDNATMLTQNRVNEATNKLPNDVKTTGVTTKKSLSMPMLILSLYSPNKTFDGNFLTNYANINIVDALARIKGVGEVTLYGGSNYAMRIWVKPDIMAKYNLTVPDIIRSIQDQNAIAPGGKFGAPPATENNEFTYNVMLKDRLVNPEDFENIILKSNINNQQVRLKDIGTVTLGTESYASIAKLNGNPAGTIGIKQMPGSNALEVAENVKNTIERLSKRFPQDLKYRVSLDTTLAISEGINEIMHTLVEAIILVIIVVFIFLQNWRATLIPLLTVPVSLIGVFMLFPLLGFSINVLSLLGLVLAIGIVVDDAIVVVEAVMHHIEQGMSPREATNQAMKEVSGPVIAIAIVLTAVFIPVALTPGITGRLYQQFAITIAISVIFSALSALTLSPALCSLLLKPNQEAKGWLGKFFEWFNKKFGAFTNRYTGFSGFLIKKTARSLIFIGIVVGAIILLGGRIPGGFVPEEDQGYMFVNIELPGASSLERTGKVIQKVEHILSQNKGVEYYTSVAGFSLIKNSVATNNGFFFVALKEWKEREQDVFQILKEVNGKVVFGIPEATVFAFGPPPITGIGNAAGFSMMLQDREGNTPQYLFENAQQFMAEAKKRPEIGTIRTTFNPNVPQISLDIDREKVTELNLSLSDVNIAIGASLGGQYINEFNKFGRQYIVLLQADPSYTVNPEDINKIFVRSKDNKMIPISSIATIRKVSGPEFTTRFNLYRAAEIGGTPAPGFTSAQAMNALQETASKVLPAGMGYEWANMSYQEKQAEGKGNTVFIMALLFVFLILAAQYESWKLPFSVLLGTPFAVFGAFLGLYICRLLSPDYVNNVFAQIGLVMLIGLAAKNAILIVEFAKEEYEKGMPAKEAALYAAKLRFRPILMTAFAFILGVVPLLTATGAGAQARKVMGMTVFSGMLVATILGVCLIPVLFVFIETFGKKKTDETDEPKKDEQ from the coding sequence TTGTTTTAATTGGAGGTCTTTCTGTCCTTTCGACTCCTATTGCCCAATATCCAGAAATTGCACCTCCTTTGGTACAAGTTTCAACGAGTTATCGTGGTGCAAATGCCTTAAATGTGGAGCAGGCCGTTGCCACACCTATCGAGCAAAAGGTAAACGGAGTTGAAAACATGCTGTACATGCAGTCCACCAATACAGGTGATGGGAGTATGACGTTAAATATTACGTTTGACATGGGAACAGATTTGGATAACGCTACAATGCTTACTCAAAACCGTGTTAACGAAGCGACCAACAAACTTCCAAATGACGTTAAGACAACAGGAGTTACCACGAAAAAGTCACTCTCAATGCCGATGCTGATTTTGTCCTTGTATTCTCCCAACAAAACCTTCGACGGAAACTTTCTGACCAATTATGCCAATATCAACATTGTAGATGCTTTGGCACGTATTAAAGGAGTTGGAGAAGTTACGCTTTACGGAGGAAGTAATTATGCGATGCGAATTTGGGTCAAGCCCGATATCATGGCCAAATACAACTTGACAGTTCCCGATATTATTCGATCAATCCAAGATCAAAATGCCATTGCGCCCGGAGGAAAATTTGGTGCTCCGCCGGCAACCGAGAACAATGAGTTTACTTACAACGTAATGCTGAAAGACCGTTTGGTCAATCCGGAAGACTTTGAAAATATCATTTTAAAATCAAATATCAATAATCAGCAGGTTCGTTTGAAAGATATTGGAACCGTAACTCTAGGTACAGAAAGTTATGCTTCGATTGCAAAATTAAATGGAAATCCAGCAGGAACTATCGGAATCAAACAAATGCCGGGTTCCAATGCATTAGAAGTGGCCGAAAACGTAAAAAACACGATCGAAAGACTCAGCAAAAGATTTCCGCAGGATTTAAAATATCGTGTTTCATTAGATACAACTCTCGCCATTTCTGAAGGAATCAACGAAATCATGCACACTTTGGTCGAAGCGATTATTCTGGTAATCATCGTAGTTTTTATCTTTCTCCAAAACTGGCGCGCGACTTTAATTCCGCTTTTAACCGTTCCGGTTTCGCTAATTGGGGTTTTTATGCTTTTTCCGTTACTTGGATTTTCCATCAATGTACTTTCCCTTTTAGGATTAGTATTGGCCATCGGAATTGTCGTCGACGATGCCATTGTGGTGGTTGAGGCCGTAATGCATCATATCGAACAGGGAATGTCTCCGCGGGAAGCTACCAATCAGGCTATGAAAGAAGTTTCGGGGCCTGTAATTGCGATTGCGATTGTATTGACCGCTGTGTTTATTCCCGTCGCTTTAACACCTGGTATTACAGGAAGATTATATCAGCAGTTTGCCATTACAATTGCTATATCAGTGATTTTCTCTGCCTTAAGTGCATTAACTTTAAGTCCGGCTTTATGTTCTCTTTTACTAAAACCCAATCAGGAAGCAAAAGGCTGGCTTGGAAAATTCTTTGAATGGTTCAATAAAAAATTTGGCGCTTTCACAAATAGATACACCGGATTTTCTGGTTTTTTAATTAAAAAAACTGCCCGAAGCTTAATTTTCATTGGAATAGTTGTTGGGGCAATTATTCTGCTTGGAGGAAGAATTCCGGGCGGTTTTGTACCCGAGGAAGATCAGGGATATATGTTTGTGAACATTGAGCTTCCCGGCGCTTCTTCATTAGAACGAACAGGAAAAGTAATTCAGAAAGTAGAGCATATTCTTTCTCAAAATAAGGGAGTTGAATATTATACTTCGGTGGCTGGATTTAGTTTAATCAAAAACTCGGTGGCAACCAATAACGGATTTTTCTTTGTCGCTTTAAAGGAATGGAAAGAACGCGAACAAGACGTTTTCCAAATCCTAAAAGAAGTCAACGGAAAAGTAGTTTTCGGAATTCCCGAAGCAACCGTTTTTGCCTTTGGCCCTCCGCCGATTACCGGAATTGGAAATGCGGCCGGATTCTCCATGATGCTTCAGGATCGGGAAGGAAATACACCGCAATATCTTTTTGAAAATGCACAGCAATTTATGGCCGAAGCCAAAAAGAGACCCGAAATTGGAACAATTCGAACGACTTTTAACCCGAATGTGCCTCAGATTAGTCTGGACATCGATCGAGAAAAAGTAACCGAACTCAATCTTTCTTTATCGGATGTGAATATCGCTATTGGTGCCAGTTTAGGAGGGCAATACATTAATGAATTCAATAAATTTGGACGACAATATATTGTACTGCTTCAGGCAGATCCAAGTTACACCGTAAATCCCGAAGACATTAATAAGATATTTGTTCGGAGCAAAGACAACAAAATGATTCCGATTTCGAGTATTGCCACAATTCGAAAAGTAAGCGGCCCAGAGTTCACAACCCGTTTCAATTTGTATCGAGCTGCCGAAATTGGAGGAACACCAGCGCCAGGATTTACTTCGGCGCAAGCCATGAATGCTTTACAGGAAACGGCAAGCAAAGTACTTCCCGCAGGAATGGGTTACGAATGGGCGAATATGAGTTATCAGGAAAAACAAGCCGAAGGAAAAGGAAATACGGTTTTTATCATGGCGTTGCTTTTTGTGTTCTTAATTCTCGCTGCCCAATACGAAAGCTGGAAATTGCCTTTCAGTGTTTTACTCGGAACTCCTTTTGCTGTTTTCGGCGCTTTTCTCGGCTTATACATCTGCCGATTATTAAGTCCCGATTATGTGAATAACGTTTTTGCCCAAATTGGTTTGGTCATGTTAATTGGTCTTGCCGCTAAAAATGCAATTCTGATTGTAGAATTTGCCAAGGAAGAATATGAAAAAGGAATGCCTGCCAAAGAAGCTGCTTTATACGCTGCAAAACTGCGCTTCCGCCCTATTTTAATGACGGCCTTCGCTTTTATTTTAGGAGTTGTTCCGCTTTTAACTGCAACGGGAGCTGGAGCTCAGGCTAGAAAAGTTATGGGAATGACTGTTTTTAGCGGTATGCTCGTTGCCACTATTCTAGGAGTTTGCTTGATTCCTGTGTTGTTTGTTTTTATTGAAACCTTCGGAAAGAAAAAAACCGATGAAACCGATGAACCTAAAAAGGATGAACAATGA
- a CDS encoding efflux transporter outer membrane subunit, with product MKTLKILLAIFLIAVFPYGCMVGPKYAKPEQPQTDSFRYSNQPADSTKSVTTIKWSTIFNDNVLIGLIEKGIQNNYDLKIAIARLEQVQANLGMAKADLYPSFQYTGQVNSAETFMQPSSVFANMSWELDFWGKYRHQTKALQNELLASEEARKVVLSNIVSAIAISYFELRDFDNQLEITIHTLETRQKAYDIINERFISGYVAELDKVQIEQQVAIAEANIPLIKRQITALENSISILVGQVPQPIQRGKTNSELLILTEFPTSVPSSLLQNRPDVKRQEYLYKAAFERIGVAQTLRYPSFNIGALAGFASITVGDLFNDGSYTQNVGAGIAGPIFNFGKNKRRVEVNRQIAEEMKFNFQKTYLTAISEVENSLQNVAMFKEEWTARNRQVIAAQKNYDLSNARYYNGYVSYLEVLDAQRSLFEAQLSLSQLTQKQLSSMVQLYKALGGGWN from the coding sequence ATGAAAACTCTAAAAATACTTCTAGCGATATTTTTGATAGCTGTTTTCCCTTACGGATGTATGGTTGGGCCAAAGTATGCCAAACCAGAACAGCCTCAGACAGATTCTTTCCGTTATAGTAATCAACCTGCCGATAGCACAAAATCGGTTACAACTATAAAATGGTCGACTATTTTTAATGACAATGTTTTAATTGGTTTAATCGAAAAAGGAATTCAGAACAATTACGATCTAAAAATTGCCATTGCTCGTTTAGAACAAGTACAAGCCAATCTCGGAATGGCAAAAGCCGATTTATATCCTTCTTTTCAATATACAGGTCAGGTCAATAGTGCAGAAACCTTTATGCAACCTTCTTCTGTATTTGCCAATATGTCTTGGGAATTGGATTTCTGGGGAAAATACCGTCATCAGACTAAAGCTTTACAAAATGAACTTTTAGCCTCTGAAGAAGCTCGAAAAGTAGTATTATCTAATATCGTAAGTGCAATTGCCATTTCTTATTTTGAACTGCGTGACTTTGATAATCAATTAGAAATTACCATTCACACTTTAGAAACCAGACAAAAAGCGTACGACATCATCAATGAACGTTTCATAAGCGGTTATGTTGCAGAATTAGATAAAGTGCAAATCGAACAGCAAGTTGCCATTGCCGAAGCCAATATTCCGTTAATCAAAAGACAGATTACGGCTTTAGAAAATTCTATTTCAATTCTAGTTGGACAAGTTCCCCAACCAATTCAGAGAGGAAAAACCAACAGCGAATTATTAATTCTGACTGAATTTCCAACTTCAGTTCCATCTTCTTTATTACAAAACAGGCCAGATGTAAAACGTCAGGAATATTTGTACAAAGCCGCTTTTGAAAGAATTGGTGTTGCTCAGACATTACGTTATCCTTCATTTAACATTGGAGCACTTGCCGGTTTTGCGAGTATTACGGTTGGAGATTTATTTAACGACGGTTCTTATACACAAAATGTTGGTGCAGGAATTGCAGGCCCAATCTTCAACTTCGGAAAAAACAAACGACGTGTTGAAGTGAATAGACAAATTGCTGAAGAAATGAAATTCAATTTCCAAAAAACCTATTTAACCGCGATTTCCGAAGTAGAAAACTCACTTCAAAATGTAGCCATGTTTAAAGAAGAATGGACAGCCCGAAATCGACAAGTTATTGCTGCTCAAAAAAACTATGATTTATCTAATGCGAGATATTATAACGGTTATGTTTCTTACCTAGAAGTTTTAGATGCACAGAGATCTTTGTTTGAAGCACAATTAAGCCTTTCACAGTTGACCCAAAAACAATTGAGTTCTATGGTTCAGCTTTATAAAGCGCTTGGCGGAGGGTGGAATTAG
- a CDS encoding BrxA/BrxB family bacilliredoxin gives MYPLDMVKPMEAELTAVGFQDLHSAEAVENAIKAEGTTLVVVNSVCGCAARNARPGAKMSLEGAKKPDHLITVFAGVDKEAVDAARQHMFPFPPSSPSMALFKNGELVHMLERHHIEGRPAELIAENLQDAFNEFC, from the coding sequence ATGTATCCACTAGACATGGTAAAACCAATGGAAGCTGAATTAACAGCTGTAGGTTTTCAAGATTTACATAGTGCTGAAGCTGTTGAGAATGCTATCAAAGCTGAAGGTACCACTTTAGTTGTTGTAAACTCTGTTTGCGGTTGTGCTGCTAGAAATGCACGTCCAGGAGCAAAAATGAGTTTAGAGGGAGCTAAAAAACCAGATCACCTTATTACAGTTTTCGCTGGTGTTGACAAAGAAGCGGTTGATGCTGCAAGACAACATATGTTTCCTTTTCCTCCATCATCGCCATCTATGGCTTTGTTCAAAAACGGAGAATTAGTTCACATGTTAGAGCGTCACCACATCGAAGGCCGTCCAGCTGAATTAATCGCTGAGAATTTGCAAGATGCTTTTAACGAGTTTTGTTAA
- a CDS encoding ArsR/SmtB family transcription factor, giving the protein MGISKHLDFDDEIETIGKICKALGHPIRIQIMTLLWKRDSRTCGEIVDLIPLAQSTISKHLLELKKANLVNIKNEGKKSIYSVERNNIQILKKYFSSYLSTIEMPELKKSTVLRTHNVVGKKHHLKQYNYQFSHKKQEKRVVED; this is encoded by the coding sequence ATGGGAATTTCAAAGCACTTAGATTTTGATGATGAGATAGAAACAATAGGTAAAATCTGTAAAGCACTAGGGCATCCTATACGAATTCAGATTATGACACTTTTATGGAAAAGGGATAGCAGGACGTGTGGAGAAATTGTTGATCTAATTCCGTTAGCACAGTCCACCATATCCAAACATTTGTTGGAGTTGAAAAAAGCCAATTTAGTAAACATCAAAAATGAAGGTAAAAAGAGTATTTATTCTGTTGAAAGGAATAATATTCAGATACTTAAAAAATACTTTAGCAGTTATCTTTCAACCATAGAGATGCCTGAACTAAAAAAATCAACAGTTCTTAGAACTCATAATGTGGTTGGGAAAAAACATCATTTGAAACAGTACAATTATCAATTTTCTCATAAAAAACAAGAAAAAAGAGTTGTCGAGGATTAA
- a CDS encoding tetratricopeptide repeat protein, whose protein sequence is MKKIILGSSFLISIFSFGQVSTNKDHDAIIEEFLTNCAEKHNYIFEMSEWQDCLDQGLKKDSTVAYLWQQKAMPYFKCKKYEVGMPYLNKAVLYNKERWLSYRAFMKCIFSRDYKEAIIDFDEAIKLYGNSYVMDHSFSFYKGLCYLQLNEYEKAEKLFDDYVNDIYKNRQQLEHPTAYFYEGIAKYELKKWDEAIVIFDKALKIYPEFSDAKYYKAICWLKQGKSREEVIALVSIAREDAEKGFSINEDNTIYETYPYQKKFSK, encoded by the coding sequence TTGAAAAAAATTATTCTAGGTTCCAGTTTTCTTATCTCTATTTTTTCTTTTGGGCAAGTATCAACCAATAAGGATCATGATGCTATTATCGAAGAATTTCTAACCAATTGCGCCGAAAAACATAATTATATTTTTGAAATGAGTGAATGGCAGGACTGTCTGGATCAAGGTCTAAAAAAAGATAGTACAGTAGCTTATTTATGGCAGCAAAAAGCAATGCCGTATTTCAAATGCAAAAAGTATGAAGTTGGAATGCCCTATTTAAATAAGGCTGTTTTGTATAACAAAGAAAGATGGCTTTCTTACAGAGCTTTTATGAAATGTATTTTTTCACGTGATTACAAAGAAGCCATCATAGATTTTGACGAAGCCATTAAATTGTATGGAAATAGTTATGTTATGGATCATTCTTTTAGCTTTTACAAAGGATTATGTTATTTACAATTGAACGAATATGAAAAAGCAGAGAAACTTTTCGACGACTATGTAAATGATATTTATAAAAACAGACAACAGTTAGAACATCCAACAGCTTATTTTTATGAGGGAATAGCCAAATACGAACTCAAAAAGTGGGATGAAGCCATTGTTATTTTTGATAAAGCGCTAAAAATATATCCAGAATTTTCAGATGCCAAGTATTACAAAGCAATTTGCTGGTTGAAGCAAGGAAAATCTAGAGAAGAGGTAATAGCTTTGGTTAGTATCGCTCGCGAAGATGCCGAAAAAGGTTTTTCGATTAATGAAGACAATACTATTTATGAGACCTATCCCTATCAAAAGAAGTTTAGTAAATAA
- a CDS encoding lycopene cyclase family protein: MNSSQIKHFDYIFTGTGLASLMTIYKMVLSGKFSDKTILLLDQDSKKSNDRTWCFWEKEESIWNSIISKKWDLALFANQDFNRHLVLKPYQYNKINAIEFYDFVFEALSKHSNITFLNEKVTDINELETHVFVGTEQNRYTANYLFNSIYTKAFAEVQNKYPVLQQHFVGWFVKSESEVFNSEEVTFMDFSVEQKGNTRFMYVLPISKTEALVEYTLFSENLLPKEEYENEIQIYLQKLGINQFQILEKEQGSIPMTCYPFWKKNTKRVLNIGTAGGWTKASTGYTFKNSDKKSSELVEFLAVASTSLDMKTFHKKNRFWFYDLLLLDILYRNNELGSSIFSSLFKKGNPKLIFKFLDEETSFVEDVKVILKCPKLPFIKALFRVIFLSNKS; encoded by the coding sequence ATGAACTCTTCGCAAATTAAACACTTCGATTACATTTTTACCGGAACAGGTTTGGCATCTTTGATGACCATTTATAAAATGGTTTTGTCTGGAAAATTCTCAGATAAAACTATTTTATTGCTTGATCAGGATTCGAAAAAAAGCAATGACCGAACTTGGTGTTTTTGGGAAAAAGAAGAATCAATTTGGAATTCCATTATCTCCAAAAAATGGGATTTGGCTTTGTTTGCCAATCAAGATTTTAATCGCCATTTAGTGTTGAAACCCTATCAATACAATAAAATTAACGCAATTGAATTTTATGATTTTGTTTTTGAAGCACTTTCCAAACATTCGAATATTACTTTTCTAAACGAAAAAGTAACGGACATAAATGAACTTGAAACTCATGTTTTTGTTGGTACAGAACAAAATCGATATACTGCAAATTATCTTTTTAATAGCATTTATACAAAGGCTTTCGCCGAAGTTCAAAACAAATATCCCGTTTTGCAGCAGCATTTTGTCGGTTGGTTTGTCAAATCTGAATCAGAAGTTTTTAATTCTGAAGAAGTCACTTTCATGGATTTTTCGGTGGAACAAAAGGGAAATACACGGTTTATGTATGTTTTACCAATTTCGAAAACTGAAGCTTTGGTAGAATATACCTTGTTTTCAGAAAACCTTCTTCCAAAAGAAGAATATGAAAACGAGATTCAAATCTATTTGCAAAAACTCGGAATTAATCAATTTCAAATTTTGGAAAAAGAACAGGGAAGTATCCCAATGACCTGTTATCCTTTTTGGAAAAAAAACACCAAACGTGTTTTAAATATTGGTACTGCGGGTGGTTGGACAAAAGCAAGTACAGGTTATACTTTTAAAAATTCGGATAAAAAATCTTCAGAATTGGTTGAATTTCTTGCTGTTGCTTCGACTTCGCTCGATATGAAAACGTTTCATAAAAAAAATAGATTTTGGTTTTATGATTTATTGCTTTTGGATATTCTGTATCGCAATAATGAATTGGGCAGTTCGATTTTTTCTTCTTTATTCAAAAAAGGAAATCCCAAGCTGATTTTTAAGTTTTTAGATGAAGAAACCAGTTTTGTTGAAGATGTTAAAGTTATTTTAAAGTGTCCAAAACTTCCATTTATTAAAGCGTTATTTAGAGTGATTTTTCTTTCAAATAAATCATAA
- a CDS encoding thioredoxin family protein, whose amino-acid sequence MKKLFLLIFFFGISATGFGQLKSYSFEEIDSLQQIQKRKIIVFIHTDWCQFCQRMKATTFKNQEIIEKLNSEFYFIDFNAEEKRDIMFNNQTFQYKPSGNNVGVNELALQLGTINNQIVYPVLCVLNEKNEIILQYNNYLSPKDFKILLEKLEE is encoded by the coding sequence ATGAAAAAGCTATTTTTATTAATCTTCTTCTTCGGAATTTCGGCAACAGGTTTTGGTCAGCTGAAAAGCTATTCTTTTGAAGAAATTGATAGTTTACAGCAAATTCAAAAGCGAAAAATCATTGTTTTTATTCATACCGATTGGTGTCAATTTTGCCAAAGAATGAAAGCGACGACTTTTAAAAATCAGGAAATCATTGAAAAACTTAATTCAGAATTCTATTTCATTGATTTTAATGCCGAAGAAAAACGAGATATTATGTTTAATAATCAGACCTTTCAATACAAGCCTTCAGGAAATAATGTAGGCGTTAATGAACTGGCTTTACAGCTTGGAACCATCAATAATCAAATTGTATATCCTGTTTTATGTGTTTTGAATGAAAAAAACGAAATTATCCTTCAATACAACAACTATTTAAGTCCAAAGGATTTTAAAATTCTGTTAGAAAAACTAGAAGAGTAA
- a CDS encoding TonB-dependent receptor, translating to MKYLFLTILIISTKSIYSQNISGKVMADSPVVQEINVRLLNTNFKTQADSIGHYQLGNIPAGTYKIAVTSTGFKPLTQKITISENQDLNLDFELKEDQNELNEVVVSGTLKPVKRLESAVPVEVYSPVFFKKNPTPSIYDALQNINGVRPQLNCGVCNTGDIHINGLEGPYTLVMIDGMPIVSSLSTVYGLSGIPNSLVERIEIVKGPASSLYGSEAVGGLINIITKNPTNAPMFSADYFTTSYFESNLDLGMKFNVGKKAISLLGINYFNYDQVIDKDKDSFTDVTLSERISVFNKWSFQRNNNRLFTIAARAMYEDRWGGDVRWEKKYRGGDEIYGESIYTKRAELIGSYQLPFEEKLMLSFSGNVHYQDSRYGTTSYIANQKIGFLQLTWDKKIGRNDLLAGIASRYTYYDDNTPATKEAESTWLPGIFVQDEITFSPKSQVLLGARYDYNSIHGSIFTPRFAYRFKANDNTIFRLNAGTGFRVVNLFTEDHAALTGSRDVVIENDLKPEKSVNVNLNYIQKINFGNGTFMGIETTAFYTRFSNKIISDYETDPNKIIYDNIDGYAISQGISTNVDINFTNGLKFILGATVLDNKNVEDGISERPFLTERFTGTWTVSYKIEPWNLLLDYTGNVYSPMKLPSLSEYDPRNPNSPWYSIQNIQFTYTGWKNFEVYGGVKNLLNFTPKQNNPFLISRTNDPFDKNVQYDSAGKVLVTPDNPYGLTFDTTYVYGQNQTIRGFLGLRYTLR from the coding sequence ATGAAATATTTATTTTTGACAATATTAATAATTTCAACAAAAAGCATTTACTCGCAAAATATATCTGGAAAGGTAATGGCAGATAGTCCTGTTGTGCAGGAAATTAATGTTCGTTTGTTAAATACAAACTTTAAAACTCAAGCAGATTCAATTGGTCATTATCAGTTAGGAAATATTCCGGCAGGAACTTATAAAATTGCGGTAACCTCGACTGGATTCAAACCTTTAACCCAAAAAATAACAATATCAGAAAATCAAGATCTAAATCTGGATTTTGAATTAAAAGAAGACCAAAACGAACTAAATGAAGTAGTGGTCTCTGGAACTTTAAAACCAGTAAAACGTTTAGAAAGTGCCGTTCCCGTTGAGGTTTATTCGCCAGTTTTCTTTAAGAAAAATCCAACGCCAAGCATTTATGATGCACTTCAAAACATAAATGGAGTTCGTCCGCAGTTGAATTGCGGTGTCTGTAATACAGGAGATATTCATATAAACGGGTTGGAAGGCCCTTATACTTTAGTAATGATTGACGGAATGCCAATTGTGAGCAGTCTTTCGACGGTTTATGGCCTATCGGGAATTCCGAATTCTTTGGTGGAACGAATAGAAATCGTGAAAGGGCCGGCATCATCACTTTATGGAAGCGAAGCGGTTGGAGGTTTGATCAACATTATTACTAAGAATCCAACCAATGCTCCGATGTTTTCTGCTGATTATTTTACGACTTCTTATTTTGAAAGCAACCTGGATTTGGGAATGAAGTTTAATGTGGGTAAAAAAGCGATTTCACTTTTAGGAATTAATTACTTCAATTATGACCAGGTAATTGATAAAGACAAAGACAGTTTTACCGATGTAACGCTTTCTGAACGAATTTCGGTTTTTAATAAATGGAGTTTTCAGCGTAATAATAATCGGCTTTTTACCATTGCGGCACGTGCTATGTACGAAGATCGCTGGGGCGGAGACGTTCGCTGGGAGAAAAAATATCGTGGGGGAGACGAAATTTACGGAGAAAGCATTTATACCAAAAGAGCAGAATTGATTGGAAGTTATCAATTACCATTTGAGGAGAAATTAATGCTTTCTTTCTCTGGAAATGTGCATTATCAAGACAGTCGTTACGGAACCACTTCGTATATTGCCAATCAAAAAATTGGATTTCTTCAATTGACTTGGGATAAAAAAATCGGACGAAATGATTTATTGGCAGGAATCGCAAGCCGATATACCTATTACGATGATAATACGCCAGCCACAAAAGAAGCTGAAAGTACTTGGCTGCCGGGAATTTTTGTGCAAGATGAAATAACTTTTTCTCCAAAAAGTCAGGTTTTGCTGGGCGCACGCTACGATTATAATTCAATTCACGGTTCGATTTTTACACCAAGATTTGCCTATCGCTTTAAAGCCAACGATAATACTATTTTCCGCTTAAATGCCGGAACAGGTTTTAGAGTGGTCAATTTATTTACTGAAGATCACGCAGCGTTAACGGGTTCGAGAGATGTTGTGATTGAAAATGATTTGAAACCAGAGAAATCAGTAAATGTGAATCTGAATTATATTCAGAAAATAAACTTCGGAAATGGAACTTTTATGGGAATAGAAACTACAGCTTTTTATACCCGTTTTAGCAATAAAATCATTTCAGATTACGAAACTGATCCAAATAAAATCATTTATGACAATATTGATGGTTATGCGATCAGTCAGGGAATCAGCACCAATGTGGATATTAATTTTACCAATGGTTTAAAGTTTATATTGGGAGCAACGGTTTTGGACAATAAAAATGTGGAGGACGGAATTTCAGAAAGACCTTTTCTGACGGAAAGATTTACAGGAACCTGGACAGTTTCATACAAAATTGAACCTTGGAATTTATTGTTGGATTATACCGGAAATGTTTACAGTCCGATGAAATTGCCTTCGTTGAGCGAATACGATCCGAGAAATCCAAATTCGCCTTGGTACAGCATTCAGAATATTCAGTTTACCTATACGGGGTGGAAGAATTTTGAAGTTTATGGTGGCGTCAAAAACTTGTTGAACTTTACTCCAAAACAAAATAATCCGTTTTTGATTTCGAGAACCAACGATCCTTTCGATAAAAATGTGCAATATGATTCGGCTGGAAAAGTATTGGTTACGCCAGATAATCCGTACGGTTTGACTTTTGATACAACGTATGTTTATGGGCAGAATCAAACGATTCGCGGGTTCTTGGGATTGCGATATACTTTGAGGTAA